A part of Aspergillus flavus chromosome 1, complete sequence genomic DNA contains:
- a CDS encoding Mss4-like protein, producing the protein MSACEEEHTMIHTGVCICKGVGFTVKGPPEDVFCCYCSDCAIGAGGPCQITASYASSNVTIHDPDVLLTCYTITEGTISGRAKEKHFCKRCGCTVFTIPYSLDRQYIVIRPVLIENGLEIYKPGLECFAKRRPSYFAGCQSAKEYDIMPTDAGSSDTKG; encoded by the exons ATGTCTGCATGCGAAGAAGAACACACCATGATCCACACCGGAGTGTGTATTTGTAAAGGAGTCGGGTTCACCGTTAAAGGTCCCCCGGAGGATGTGTTCTGCTGCTATTGCAGTGACTGTGCGATTGGAGCCGGGGGACCCTGTCAGATT ACAGCAAGCTATGCCTCGTCCAACGTCACCATTCACGATCCGGACGTTCTCCTTACCTGCTACACGATCACAGAGGGCACTATAAGCGGTCGTGCGAAGGAAAAGCATTTCTGCAAGAGGTGTGGATGCACAGTATTTACCATACCTTACAGCCTCGACCGCCAGTACATCGTCATAAGACCAGTGCTGATCGAAAACGG CCTCGAAATCTACAAGCCAGGGCTGGAATGTTTTGCAAAGCGACGTCCTAGTTACTTTGCAGGGTGCCAGTCAGCCAAGGAGTACGACATCATGCCGACAGATGCTGGAAGCTCGGACACGAAGGGATAA
- a CDS encoding amino acid transporter, with amino-acid sequence MEADLDLKMKEDPQLAETNVQDGQIDSGEGSIGTALFVTIGNGLAAGGPASLLIAYVLYCGVLACINNCLSEMIVLHPVSGGFIRLAGKWVDDALGFMVGWNFFLYEALMIPFEITAINLILSYWRDDIPVAAVCAASTFVTYSAKHTPLAINALAVAAYGEAEFWLSSGKVLLIFLLFFFTFVTMVGGNPAHDAYGFRYWSDPGPFAEHRTAGSLGRFEGFLAAVWSAAFCIVGPEYIAMAAAEAKRPRIFVKAAFKTIYWRFGLFFALGALCVGIVLPWNDPTLQAILAGESSEKGGGASPYVIAMSNLKIRILPDLVNALLITSVFSAGNTLTYCATRSLYGMALDGRAPKVLSKTKNGVPIYAFLIVICFPFLSFLQLSDNSSQVLTWLVNLVTAGALIDYLVICITYIQFHRACKAQGIDRKTFPYYGYFQPYCSYIGAVCMVLVLLFYGYTAFAPWSVEVFFQNYTMQLIAPILYFGWKLAHRTKILKPRDIDLVWDRPIVDSYEATFTSPAPGFWTEMIQMFGFKRQQAEQVDA; translated from the exons ATGGAAGCGGATCTTGActtgaagatgaaggaggacCCACAGCTGGCCGAGACGAATGTCCAAGACGGCCAAATTGATAGTGGGGAAG GCTCCATCGGAACGGCCCTGTTCGTCACTATCGGCAATGGCCTCGCGGCGGGTGGCCCAGCCAGTCTGCTCATTGCCTACGTTCTGTATTGTGGAGTACTCGCGTGTATCAACAATTGTCTCTCGGAAATGATAGTCCTGCATCCTGTGTCGGGTGGCTTCATCCGTCTCGCTGGCAAGTGGGTGGATGACGCCCTCGGTTTCATGGTCGGGTGGAATTTCTTCCTCTACGAAGCTCTCATGATCCCCTTCGAGATAACCGCCATCAACCTGATCCTAAGCTATTGGAGAGACGATATTCCGGTCGCCGCCGTCTGTGCGGCGT CGACTTTTGTAACATATTCTGCCAAACATACTCCCCT TGCTATCAATGCTCTCGCCGTCGCGGCGTACGGAGAGGCCGAGTTCTGGCTCTCCTCCGGGAAGGTCTTACTGATCTTCTTGCTATTTTTCTTTACCTTCGTTACCATGGTTGGTGGTAACCCGGCTCACGATGCGTACGGTTTTCGTTATTGGAGCGATCCAGGTCCCTTTGCCGAGCATCGAACTGCCGGTAGTCTAGGTCGTTTTGAGGGCTTCCTGGCTGCCGTTTGGTCTGCTGCTTTCTGCATTGTTGGGCCCGAGTATATAGCAATGGCCGCTGCCGAGGCCAAACGCCCTCGGATCTTTGTGAAGGCGGCCTTTAAAACCATCTATTGGCGGTTTGGTTTATTCTTTGCTCTCGGTGCCCTGTGTGTCGGTATCGTGCTTCCGTGGAACGACCCGACTCTGCAAGCTATTCTTGCTGGTGAGAGCAGTGAGAAAGGAGGTGGCGCTTCTCCCTATGTCATCGCCATGTCGAATTTAAAAATCCGCATCTTGCCCGACCTCGTCAATGCCCTACTTATCACGTCGGTATTCTCTGCGGGCAATACCCTCACATACTGCGCCACTCGTTCCCTCTACGGTATGGCCCTCGACGGCCGAGCACCTAAAGTCTTGAGCAAGACGAAGAACGGTGTCCCTATTTACGctttcctcatcgtcatctgcTTTCCATTCCTGTCTTTCCTGCAGCTATCCGACAACTCGTCACAAGTGTTAACATGGTTAGTCAACTTGGTTACGGCCGGTGCCCTCATTGACTATCTAGTCATATGTATCACGTACATCCAGTTCCACCGAGCATGCAAAGCACAAGGCATTGACCGAAAGACCTTCCCGTACTACGGCTACTTTCAGCCGTACTGCTCCTACATCGGTGCGGTATGTATGGTCCTGGTCTTGCTCTTCTACGGGTATACCGCGTTCGCGCCGTGGAGTGTGGAGGTTTTCTTCCAGAATTATACCATGCAGCTTATCGCCCCCATTCTGTATTTCGGTTGGAAACTCGCTCACCGGACGAAAATACTCAAACCAAGGGATATCGACTTAGTATGGGATCGACCCATTGTGGACTCGTACGAAGCGACGTTCACCAGTCCCGCCCCAGGGTTCTGGACGGAAATGATTCAAATGTTTGGGTTTAAGCGGCAGCAGGCAGAGCAAGTTGATGCTTGA
- a CDS encoding FAD-binding protein, whose protein sequence is MGLARHKTAVSRIANSIRGFYERKEPFRINHGSTNSTRPIRRDREVDIGDLRNVLHVDPTTRRALVEPNVPMDRLVEATMKYGLVPPVVMEFPGITAGGGFAGTAGESSSFKYGFFDKTIHSVEMVLADGSVVKASESENADLFHGAAGAVGSLGVTTLIELQLIEAKKFVKATYHPQRSIRDSVHSVHEHTLNDRNDYVDGIVYGPEHGVVVAGEMTDELPSAAQVQTFSHAWDPWYYLHVQEKTRATQGPVSDYIPLAEYLFRYDRAGFWVGRSAFHYFHFPFNRLTRWWLDDFLHTRMLYKALHASGESSRYMIQDLALPYSTAESFIDYTSEKLGIWPLWLCPLKQSPAPTFHPHETTVKSEGFTPGQMLNIGVWGFGPKDPDTFVAANRDLERRLRELGGMKWFYAHTYYSQEEFWKIYDRDWYDGLRRKYNAETLPSVYDKVRIDVEADRKERSESWSRKLRDIWPLGGLWGIRKAIQSKDYFIHRNSEWKWK, encoded by the coding sequence ATGGGGCTGGCACGCCATAAGACGGCGGTCTCGCGGATCGCGAACAGTATCCGGGGCTTCTACGAACGCAAGGAACCCTTCCGAATCAACCACGGCTCGACCAACAGCACGCGACCGATCCGCCGAGACCGCGAAGTCGACATTGGCGACCTCCGCAATGTGTTACACGTTGATCCTACCACGCGAAGGGCGCTCGTCGAGCCCAATGTCCCGATGGACCGACTGGTGGAAGCCACCATGAAATACGGACTGGTACCGCCGGTCGTGATGGAATTCCCAGGGATCACCGCAGGCGGCGGCTTTGCGGGCACGGCCGGAGAAAGTTCCAGCTTCAAATACGGGTTCTTTGACAAGACGATCCATTCAGTGGAGATGGTCCTGGCGGATGGCAGTGTGGTAAAGGCGTCGGAGAGTGAAAATGCGGATCTCTTTCACGGCGCCGCCGGTGCGGTAGGCAGTTTAGGCGTCACGACCCTGATCGAGCTGCAGTTGATCGAGGCAAAGAAGTTCGTCAAGGCCACATACCATCCACAGCGGAGTATCAGGGACTCGGTACATTCAGTACACGAACATACGTTGAACGACCGGAATGATTATGTCGATGGGATCGTCTACGGGCCGGAACACGGAGTAGTGGTCGCGGGTGAGATGACCGACGAGTTGCCCTCGGCGGCCCAGGTGCAGACGTTCAGTCATGCCTGGGACCCGTGGTACTATCTCCATGTGCAGGAGAAGACGCGAGCGACGCAGGGCCCCGTCTCAGATTACATTCCACTAGCCGAGTATCTTTTCCGCTACGATCGGGCCGGCTTCTGGGTGGGACGGTCGGCCTTCCACTACTTCCATTTCCCCTTCAATCGACTCACGCGCTGGTGGCTGGATGACTTCTTACATACTCGGATGCTGTACAAGGCGCTGCATGCCAGTGGGGAGTCGAGTCGGTATATGATCCAGGATCTGGCGCTGCCATACTCCACGGCCGAGTCCTTTATCGATTACACAAGCGAGAAGTTGGGCATTTGGCCCTTGTGGCTCTGTCCGCTAAAGCAAAGTCCCGCGCCGACATTCCATCCGCATGAGACCACGGTGAAGAGTGAAGGCTTCACGCCTGGCCAGATGCTGAACATTGGTGTATGGGGATTCGGACCCAAGGATCCGGATACATTTGTCGCCGCGAATCGGGACCTGGAGCGGCGATTACGGGAGTTGGGCGGCATGAAGTGGTTCTATGCCCACACATACTATAGCCAGGAGGAGTTTTGGAAGATCTACGATCGCGACTGGTACGATGGCTTGCGACGGAAGTACAACGCGGAAACCCTGCCCAGTGTGTATGATAAGGTGCGCATCGACGTCGAGGCCGATCGGAAGGAGCGCAGCGAGTCGTGGAGTCGCAAACTGCGCGACATTTGGCCCCTGGGTGGGCTTTGGGGAATTCGCAAGGCAATTCAGAGCAAGGACTATTTCATCCACCGAAACTCGGAGTGGAAATGGAAATAA
- a CDS encoding dehydrogenase with different specificitie (gluconate 5-dehydrogenase, putative), giving the protein MALEKDVVVVTGCGGMGIAIARRVGSGSLIILADYSQTMLERAVHALREEGHNVEGVQTDVADISAVKKLALHAAGLGSIRVVVHTAGVAMNQAPPSRIYHVNLLGTANLIEAFYPLATAGTSLVAISSAAGHRIQGSLSPGFERHLATAPLQTLLQHPDFPAGAFDSVAESTDQRSRTSAYAVSKRANILRVQASAPLWASKGARINSVSPGVVLSNMMKEELQGPAASMLRESIDRTPAGRMGTTADIANAVAFLCSSDAVFVTGSDLLVDGGLTGLNLWGNGGLDSSPKSNI; this is encoded by the coding sequence ATGGCCCTCGAAAAGGACGTGGTGGTCGTTACTGGCTGTGGAGGCATGGGCATTGCCATTGCACGCCGCGTGGGCAGCGGCTCCCTTATCATCCTGGCCGACTACTCACAAACTATGCTGGAGAGGGCGGTCCACGCCCTTCGCGAAGAAGGCCACAACGTGGAAGGTGTTCAGACAGACGTGGCTGACATCAGCGCGGTCAAGAAGCTCGCGTTACACGCCGCTGGGCTTGGCTCGATAAGGGTGGTCGTCCATACAGCTGGCGTGGCCATGAATCAAGCTCCTCCCAGCCGAATCTATCACGTTAACCTACTTGGCACGGCGAATCTGATCGAGGCCTTCTACCCCTTAGCGACAGCCGGTACTTCTCTAGTCGCCATATCCAGCGCAGCCGGGCACCGCATTCAGGGCTCCCTCTCCCCGGGTTTCGAACGACACCTTGCGACTGCCCCATTGCAAACTTTGCTGCAGCATCCCGACTTCCCTGCAGGAGCTTTCGACTCCGTGGCTGAGAGTACAGACCAGCGTTCCCGCACGAGTGCCTACGCGGTCTCAAAGCGAGCAAATATCCTGCGCGTCCAGGCGTCTGCGCCCTTGTGGGCAAGCAAAGGTGCCAGGATCAATTCGGTTAGTCCTGGGGTGGTGTTATCCAACATGATGAAAGAGGAGCTGCAGGGGCCTGCGGCGTCTATGCTTCGGGAGTCTATTGACCGAACGCCTGCTGGGAGGATGGGAACGACGGCCGACATTGCGAATGCGGTAGCATTCCTGTGTTCCAGCGATGCGGTGTTTGTCACGGGAAGCGATCTATTGGTTGATGGAGGATTGACGGGGTTAAATCTTTGGGGTAATGGGGGTTTGGACTCGTCTCCTAAGTCTAACATATAG